The Elaeis guineensis isolate ETL-2024a chromosome 5, EG11, whole genome shotgun sequence DNA segment GTTGTTCAGCAGCAGCAGATCCTGAAGAGAGGTGCCGACAGAGAGCAGAAGCAAGATGCTTCAGACAAACTGTCAGGTAGCAGATAGTAGTCGCTTCAGAGATTCAGGAGAATCTTTctgaagagagagcttttgtgaggtagAGCTTCTTGTAAGGAAGAGATTGGGTATACGAGGGTTGAGAGTGTGTTCTccccttgtaaatttttttttgttatagtgaagtttgcatacctcATAGAGGCAAGTCTTTTTGGCtcatccacgtatttgattgtttctgatttattttttctttttttctgctgCAATGCATGGTATCGAAAAGGTTCCGTGGAGATAGTGTCTTAGTCAAACATCTCCAATACAAGGAACCTCTTTAATACTCGataaaaaaatgccaaaaatatataagCTCAGGTTACCATGCTTAATAAACTGTATGGCCAGATGGAACCAGATAAAATTGCATGACTCATCAAAAACTTATAAGAGATAGACAGCAAAGGCGATGCCTTGGGCTATATACCAAGATCTGTGTAGAGAAGATTCGCAATCTTAACTTCTCGCTTTATCAACATATCTAGTTGTTACTATTTATGCCAAAGAATGCAGTGTAAATATGCCATTGACACTTGAAATGGAGAATTCTTATTGTGCAATACCTTCAAATTCTTCCTCCAAATACATGGACAAgtccaacaaaaagaaagaaggtCCAGCATGacctttatattttattttcatatgacaTGCAGAAAAACACATCCATCAAAAAGACATACAGAGAAAGACATTAGACACAACCAGGAGGCTTATAATTGCACACATGATCGACGATAGGAGATGTTACTGCTGATTTACTGCTAGTCCCTCGTGGGAGCTGTGCTCATCATGGTATGACAGGAGCGTATGGACTACAGAATCCATCGTCGGTCTTTTGTTTCTGTCCTGTTCCAAGCAAGTGACTACTATCTCCACCAGCTTCTCTGCTTGTTTGCAATTGAACTGCCCGTCTAATCTGGAATCCACAATCTCTTCGACCCATGATTCCTCTCCACTCTCCAGTTTTCCCTTCAACATCCTAACCAAACTTTTCAGCGTTCCTTCAACCTCCtcttcttcatcaaccatcaagtTTGAAACCCTGCTTCCCTTCACCATCTCCAGAAGTACGACTCCGTAGCTATAGACATCAACCTTTGCGGTGATTGGAAGATTTGTAGTCCATTCAGGAGCCATGTATCCCCTGGTTCCTCGAATCCGTGAAGTGTCCGAGCCAACTCCACCTCTATTTGACAGTTTTGCCAATCCAAAGTCTGCAATCTTAGGCTCAAATTCATCGTCCAGGAGTATGTTTTCAGGCTTCACGTCACAGTGGATGACCCACTCAAGGCATTCATGATGAAGGTATGCTAATCCTTGCGCCACCCCTACCGCAATCTTGAACCTCTCGCTCCATCCCAAAACACTTGCTGTGCCACGTTCGCCGAAGATGTGCTTGTCCAAAGAACCATTCGCCACATACTCGGTAACTAGCAGATTGTGCGGACCTTCTGAGCAGAACCCCCAAATTCTCACAAGGTTCTTGTGATAAATTCTCCCTATTAGACTCATTTCAAAGCCGAGCTCTCCTTGGATCGCATCTCCCAACTTCTTCACGGCCACCACCCTCTTGTCATCCAATACTCCCTTGTACACAACACCCGAGCCTCCCCTTCCAATCTCATCCATGAATTTCCCAGTTGCCCTTTTGAGCTCTTTGTATGTGAACTGCCTGAATTGACTGGATATCAACCTGTACCCTTCTTCCAGGGATGTTGGCTTCCGTTCCCTTCTGAAAATAAACCACCATCCTGATATAACAAACAGGATTTCGATGGCACCGAATGCTGATATGAACCCATAGAAATACACCCATCTCGTCTTCCCTCTGCTGCTCGCGTACGTATTTGAAGAACTTGCTGTAACTTCAGAGCCCGTAGCGTTGCAAATGGGCTCGTGCATTTGAAGAGCAGAGGACCCCGATGCTGACGTACGTGCAGGCATCCTCAAGTACGTGATGCCTTTTATAATCGGAGAATTTCTCCCGTTAAAGAGAATGCCTTTAGGATAGCACCTACCAGACACATAGTGCAGTCCTTCACAAGAACAATCTTTTTCACACATCTTCTTGCAAGCCTCCAACGAAGTGGAGTTGGAGTAATTGACATCGTCACCCCAGAAATCTGTGTGGGCTAGCTCTAGATATGAGGTGGTGTTGCAGCTCATGTTGAACTTTGGCTTGCAACCTTTGCGCCAGTCGCTTTGATCGCTCATCTCGTAATGAGGAGGGCACGAACAAACCACTTTGGATTGCACATACGTGCAGATTCCGTTCCTCCCACACAGCCCATGTACCCGGCAGAGCCGCGGAAGAGCTTCCCAGGTGACCGACCACGTTCCTTTCGATTTATCTAGGCTGTAAAGCCTGAGATTGCCATCGTAGTCCAGAGTCAGCCTTCTTAAGATTCCAGAACCCATGTCGGAAGCACTGAATGCCAACTTGTCGCTCGAAACGAACTTTCCCATCTCATCCAATACTGCATATCTGCTGCTGTTGTAGGTCGTCCTGCCGTTTTGAAACACAGTGTTATCAGGATTGGGCCAGTAGATGCTAGAAATCTCAGGTCCATCATATATGAGCCTGAGGACGTTATCGTTGTCGAAATACAAGCCATAGTAGCCTGAAGAGAGTGATCCTGGAGCGGCCGAAGATTTTGCTCGTATGGCTTTAGTAATCGGTTGCGTAGGGAGAAGAGTGTCCGTAGGAGAATCAAAGCTTTGCCATAGAATGTTACCGCTGGGGTCCTGCACGACAAGATTACCGATGTCCAATAGCTGCACTCGATCTGCTTGCGCCCAGCCTATGTTGGTGCTCCACACAACCGTGCCATTGGCGTCTTCTAGAATCATGCCTCCATCCTTGCGGAAGCTTAGTTTTGATCCATGACCGTTTACCGGATAATCCCGGTTTGCAGTCCATGCGACGGTCTTGTTGGCTGAATCGGAGAACCAGATCGAGAAGGCATAGGCATTAGTGCCGACGTTGTAGAAGCCGCATGCGAAAGACCTGCTGGGGGAGGTGAGGATATCTGAGGCATCCTCTACGGAGAGGGAAGACCCTCTTGAAAGAGAGCCCCGTTCTGCTCGTGATGCAGAGGGAGAGAgcaggaggaagaggagaagagggttgAGGATGTTCCGAGAAGGAGATGGATGCTTCATGGCCTCCTGCTGAATTGGCACGAGAAGAGAATCTCTTCCATTGCCCTGCTTGTTAAACTGGAGGAGCCAACAACTAGCCGTCTCCCTTCAGTCAGTCCAACACTCGCTTTCCTGTTTTTGTTCGGTTTATCACCGTCTAGTTTTCTGAAAGGACTCGAAATGGATTGCTGAAATGGACGGACCAACAAGTAAGCGGGCTTCTCAGGTCCGCCGCACATGTCCACACTCGTTTGCTTTACTGAATTGTGTCCAGCCACACATAGACTAAGGCCCATTTGGTTGGGATAtataaatcaataatttttaaaaattatttattttaaaaaaataagtatagaaaaaaataatttttattatgtttgatcggtaaaaaaattattttgaaatataatattgaaaaaaattattatatttggttAAAGATAAATCTATATAAGAATAtggtcaattttataaatatattctttcatataaaatatttttttaatattaagatagtattatcatcttcaattaatttttatataataattacaaTCATATAGCTCTTCACATAATGCCAtttccatcttaatttttttgcaaaaactCACTACTGAATGAATTTGAAAAGAcatcaaataaatttaatgattatatatgtaagtttattgaagatatttttatcaaatatagattattattattcaaaaatTTACTAAATACCAATCCTTCatggtatttattttatcttctttcttcaaaaaataaacatgaggttcatcaatttttttaccatctctctCTTCCATTTTTCATACCAAACATGATAATCTAACATAAGATTCATTTCTTTATGCTAGATTATCCCCAACCAAATGAACCTCAATAGATTAAAACTTATCTCCTTTGCTTAACTTATTACTGAATTATATGAATTTTGGGGATGTAATATTTTAATAGATTCAAATATTAGACTATTAGATCGCAAATAAAATATAGCCCACTAAATTAGGCTATTTTTTAATTACCTTGTAATGTATTATGCATTAATAATcgttagattttaaaaattatgtatcaatctatttgaagatatatatcagtatattggatagttattttattatatatatatatatatatatatatatatatatatatatatatcaattgatTATATACTATATATTAATGAACATCATGTTCTGTATGTcttgataaagaaaaaaatttgcagGAGGAGAAAAAGACTTGGGAACAAGGAGAAAAATCTTCGAGGAAGAAGAGCAGATAaaagtagatagcctttcttcacGTGtaccctttttttattttttaaagttacGAGACTGACAGACTAAGTGCTGTCCTAATTTAATTTTTGGATTTCTTCTTTAACATGGGCGATTAGAGGAAATGTCGCAAAACAGAAATCTCCTTCCCAAAATTTGGAGAGGATCTCTAGGAACCAAGATGATCCAAAAATTTAAttcttgttagaaaatatgtctcaagattcgatccacattgagccttCAACGAGGTCCAGAataaaaaacggagtccaacaagcCTAAGATCACCCCGAACGGAGTCCGGCCAGAAAAGATACACTCGATTGAAAATAGCATGACATCCGAAGCGACAGAGGTCGGCGGTGGGCCGGCAGGGACCGACAGAGCGTCGCTCGGCCCGACGGAGATGCGTCCAGTGCGCAGCTGCACACGGCCCAGCGCACAGACGGGCCCAGCGTGGGCATGCACAGCCCAAGCACGGGCGAGCGTGCAGGCCAGCCCAGCTCGCATGGGCAGGCCGGCCCAATGCATGCGGGCACCCCAGGCCCAGCGCTCGTACAGTCCACCATGGATTGCGAGATGCTAGGCGATCCATGGGACCGTCGTGGACCGAAGTCACGATCCACATGCGGTTGTAGAAGCATTTTTGCATGATCGAACGGTCCAGAATGCAGCCAGTCACGATCGGATGGTTGTGAGCAAATTCGAGTGTGATCAGGTGATTAGGGAGACTGTTTTGCACGATCGAACGGCTCTGATGCGAGCCGATCACAATCGGACGGTCATGGATGATTCCAGGCTTGATTGAGATTCTATTTACtactgaaacagtatttttgtgaTTCTGAAACCTATATAGCTTCGATTAACGAAACGTTTTGTTGCGTTGGGAAGATGGTGACGTCCAGGATTCAACAgaggtttcagagagcttttatgaagattttgagatttttttgtgagagactcttgtacaaagatTAAGTGatgagttcttcttgtattgatctttattctctcatagtgaagcttgcacgccccatGGAGGTGGGCTTGAGGTCAATCCACGTATTTGCatggtatttcttattttgtttcttcttgctgTATAGCGTGGTATCGAATTCTGGTggccctacaattggtatcagagccaggttgtgcCAGAGCGTAGGTTGCAGCGATAGTGaacgagatagaagatggagaagacaagcacaattaaggtggagatcaatagatttgatggaaagagcaatttctctttatGGCAGAtaagggtgaaagacgtgctcatccaacaaagattgatcgatgctctcttatgcgacaaAAAGCCGACCATcatagaggtgcaggattggaggcgactccagatgcaggcagtgagtaccatccgtttgtacctagcggatgaggtggtgatccatgtgcttggcgagATTTTTTCGACGAGACTatgatcgaagctcgaggagttgtacatggtgaagtctctcaccaacactcttttcctctagaggcagttataccagctgcggatgactgagggatagaggtgcaggagcatctcagccacttttagaagatcctcaccgacctcctcagtgttggcgagaaagttgaAGAGAAGACCCAGGCGCTGGTCTTACTAGCATCGCtccccccttcgtatgagtctttgatgactgctcttctagtggggaagagcaccatcaagatagataaAGTCACTGCGGTAattctccagaatgagattctcaggagggagaactcaGCTTCGAGCTCATACAGCGACAGCTCAGCTTTAGTGGTTTCTGGAGGACCAGAAGACGGTAGACAGAGTGACAGAAGATCGCGACAATGACGATTCAAGTCGAGGATGAGGGAGTTGAGCAAGatcaggtgttaccgatgtgacgagttggagcatctagccagaaattgctctcaactcaaagatcggacgagggctactgcaacgacggtcagtagcgattcagaggaagatgtcctggagatatctgatgagatatctacttctttccagcagtaaaatttagattctgtatgcatctatcatgtatattgtagagaggagcagtttgactccctgaagaacagtgagggcattgtttatctgtcggattgatcgagttgtgcgatcagaggtatcgggatggtcagctggaggacatatgatggtgcagtgaggagattagaggaggttcgatacatatctgatttcagatgaaatcttatctcattgagcagactggattcgagatgcTACAGGTCGGTAGCTGgtagaggaatcctgaaggtgttgcaccgtgatagaattattttggaggggaagaagaggataaGAGGACATTACTACCGACGGAGAGCCCAATGCAAGGTAG contains these protein-coding regions:
- the LOC105044537 gene encoding putative receptor protein kinase ZmPK1 translates to MKHPSPSRNILNPLLLFLLLSPSASRAERGSLSRGSSLSVEDASDILTSPSRSFACGFYNVGTNAYAFSIWFSDSANKTVAWTANRDYPVNGHGSKLSFRKDGGMILEDANGTVVWSTNIGWAQADRVQLLDIGNLVVQDPSGNILWQSFDSPTDTLLPTQPITKAIRAKSSAAPGSLSSGYYGLYFDNDNVLRLIYDGPEISSIYWPNPDNTVFQNGRTTYNSSRYAVLDEMGKFVSSDKLAFSASDMGSGILRRLTLDYDGNLRLYSLDKSKGTWSVTWEALPRLCRVHGLCGRNGICTYVQSKVVCSCPPHYEMSDQSDWRKGCKPKFNMSCNTTSYLELAHTDFWGDDVNYSNSTSLEACKKMCEKDCSCEGLHYVSGRCYPKGILFNGRNSPIIKGITYLRMPARTSASGSSALQMHEPICNATGSEVTASSSNTYASSRGKTRWVYFYGFISAFGAIEILFVISGWWFIFRRERKPTSLEEGYRLISSQFRQFTYKELKRATGKFMDEIGRGGSGVVYKGVLDDKRVVAVKKLGDAIQGELGFEMSLIGRIYHKNLVRIWGFCSEGPHNLLVTEYVANGSLDKHIFGERGTASVLGWSERFKIAVGVAQGLAYLHHECLEWVIHCDVKPENILLDDEFEPKIADFGLAKLSNRGGVGSDTSRIRGTRGYMAPEWTTNLPITAKVDVYSYGVVLLEMVKGSRVSNLMVDEEEEVEGTLKSLVRMLKGKLESGEESWVEEIVDSRLDGQFNCKQAEKLVEIVVTCLEQDRNKRPTMDSVVHTLLSYHDEHSSHEGLAVNQQ